In the Anastrepha obliqua isolate idAnaObli1 chromosome 1, idAnaObli1_1.0, whole genome shotgun sequence genome, one interval contains:
- the LOC129238017 gene encoding E3 ubiquitin-protein ligase RNF181 homolog isoform X1, with protein sequence MFDCNFWHYSIAMADYFEDMGHEPTGAEGPNDFAKHYKRLQVLAIMNGIDMEIEVPEASKRAIAALPEHVITKEEVAEELECAVCKQAAEVDEKYKILPCKHEFHEECVLLWLKKANSCPMCRYELETDDPVYEELREFRQDESNRRQRQNYMMDSMFS encoded by the exons aTGTTCGATTGCAATTTTTGGCATTATAGCATA GCAATGGCAGACTACTTCGAGGACATGGGCCACGAACCCACCGGCGCCGAGGGTCCTAATGATTTTGCCAAACACTATAAACGCCTACAAGTCTTGGCCATCATGAATGGCATCGACATGGAGATTGAAGTGCCGGAAGCATCAAAGCGCGCCATTGCCGCTCTACCGGAGCACGTTATTACCAAGGAGGAGGTGGCTGAGGAACTGGAATGCGCCGTTTGTAAGCAGGCTGCGGAAGTCGATGAGAAATACAAGATTTTGCCATGTAAGCATGAATTTCACGAGGAGTGCGTTTTGTTGTGGCTGAAAAAG gCCAATTCTTGTCCGATGTGCCGTTATGAATTAGAAACAGATGATCCAGTCTATGAGGAGTTGCGCGAGTTTCGCCAAGACGAATCCAATCGGCGCCAGCGTCAAAATTACATGATGGATTCCATGTTTTCTTAA
- the LOC129238017 gene encoding E3 ubiquitin-protein ligase RNF181 homolog isoform X2 — protein sequence MADYFEDMGHEPTGAEGPNDFAKHYKRLQVLAIMNGIDMEIEVPEASKRAIAALPEHVITKEEVAEELECAVCKQAAEVDEKYKILPCKHEFHEECVLLWLKKANSCPMCRYELETDDPVYEELREFRQDESNRRQRQNYMMDSMFS from the exons ATGGCAGACTACTTCGAGGACATGGGCCACGAACCCACCGGCGCCGAGGGTCCTAATGATTTTGCCAAACACTATAAACGCCTACAAGTCTTGGCCATCATGAATGGCATCGACATGGAGATTGAAGTGCCGGAAGCATCAAAGCGCGCCATTGCCGCTCTACCGGAGCACGTTATTACCAAGGAGGAGGTGGCTGAGGAACTGGAATGCGCCGTTTGTAAGCAGGCTGCGGAAGTCGATGAGAAATACAAGATTTTGCCATGTAAGCATGAATTTCACGAGGAGTGCGTTTTGTTGTGGCTGAAAAAG gCCAATTCTTGTCCGATGTGCCGTTATGAATTAGAAACAGATGATCCAGTCTATGAGGAGTTGCGCGAGTTTCGCCAAGACGAATCCAATCGGCGCCAGCGTCAAAATTACATGATGGATTCCATGTTTTCTTAA